The Phyllopteryx taeniolatus isolate TA_2022b chromosome 7, UOR_Ptae_1.2, whole genome shotgun sequence genome has a segment encoding these proteins:
- the mrpl54 gene encoding large ribosomal subunit protein mL54 encodes MTPSSCAVLISSLFSWCSVSERSLSFRPSSGLSVSTLATSGDVVCLPSVAILAKSWSASSWGKSTASLKHRDPSARFTHKHSRFWLTKEGRVKQVTSMWICEKTTKGKGKGMVKDELKGPEVCKDPVRLTSYAVGANIYKQGEDPKLKPVEEYPEWLFQLNLEAPYKLHELEEESWAYWKRLRKESIWRHNRLHKGKKF; translated from the exons ATGACGCCCAGCAGCTGCGCGGTGCTCATCTCCAGCCTCTTCAGCTGGTGCAGCGTGAGCGAGCGCAGCCTCTCCTTCAGGCCCAGCAGCGGGTTGAG TGTGAGTACTTTAGCCACATCAGGTGATGTTGTGTGTTTACCCTCGGTTGCCATTTTGGCCAAGAGCTGGTCTGCGAGCTCCTGGGGGAAGAGCACAGCTTCCCTGAAGCACAGGGACCCGTCGGCACGCTTCACGCACAAGCACTCCAGGTTCTGGCTCACGAAG GAAGGACGCGTTAAACAAGTTACAAGCATGTGGATATGCGAAAAAA CCACCAAAGGTAAAGGAAAGGGGATGGTTAAAGACGAGCTAAAAGGACCAGAGGTGTGCAAAGATCCAGTCCGGTTGACTTCTTATGCAGTGGGGGCCAACATCTACAAACAGGGAGAAGACCCCAAACTCAAACCAGTGGAGGAATACCCAGAGTG gctCTTTCAGTTGAACCTGGAGGCGCCCTACAAGCTCCACGAGCTGGAGGAGGAAAGCTGGGCGTACTGGAAGCGTCTCCGAAAGGAAAGCATTTGGCGTCACAACAGATTGCATAAAGGGAAGAAGTTCTAG